Proteins from a single region of Hermetia illucens chromosome 3, iHerIll2.2.curated.20191125, whole genome shotgun sequence:
- the LOC119651635 gene encoding FAD-dependent oxidoreductase domain-containing protein 1 → MISAQLRRAPAIGRFLRASQVNQCRLASQKSGNGGESGGIDPSHPFRRTLGILGKDMQKMRNWFASKKLAADVQRELEEADFKPRDITGPDEFQTHCDVLIIGGGGIGSSTAFWLKKAARDGLNVVVVEKDSTYKEASTTLSVGGVRQQFSLPENIQMSLFGADFIRNIKEYLGDEVEPNFCPYGYLVLASEAGAEQLMKNSALQNELGARNELLTAQRLKEKFPWLNTDGLALGCHGLEKEGWFDPWALLSGYRRRAREYGAHYVEGKVVGFDFEKNLDIFVEGVAQGEYESTNRAIIQMPDGEKRTINFAVCVLACGACSGEIAKLARIGTGPGLLSVPLPIEPRKRYVYVFNTQGQNAPGLNTPLTIDPTNTYFRRDGLGGNYIGGCSPDAENEPCCENLDVDHNWFDNVVWPALANRVPAFESAKVCGSWAGYYEYNTFDANGIIGPHPYYHNFYIAAGFSGHGIQQTPAIGRAISELIIDGQFRTIDLSRLCFDRIIVDEPMLEKNIV, encoded by the exons ATGATTTCGGCTCAGCTTAGACGTGCTCCGGCAATCGGAAGGTTTCTCCGCGCCAGCCAAGTTAACCAATGTCGACTTGCATCACAAAAGTCCGGGAACGGTGGCGAAAGTGGAGGAATTGACCCTTCGCATCCTTTCCGAAGAACTCTGGGTATCCTAGGGAAGGATATGCAAAAGATGCGGAATTGGTTTGCGTCGAAGAAACTGGCTGCCGACGTTCAAAGGGAATTGGAGGAGGCGGATTTCAAACCGCGGGACATTACCGGGCCGGATGAATTCCAGACCCATTGTGATGTGCTGATTATTGGCGGTGGCGGGATCGGATCATCGACTGCATTTTGGCTGAAAAAGGCTGCACGCGACGGACTTAACGTTGTGGTCGTTGAGAAAGATTCGACC TACAAGGAAGCATCTACGACCCTTTCTGTTGGAGGAGTAAGACAACAGTTTTCACTCCCAGAGAACATACAAATGTCCCTGTTCGGTGCAGACTTCATTCGGAACATCAAAGAGTACCTGGGTGACGAAGTTGAACCAAACTTCTGTCCATATGGATATTTAGTTTTAGCATCCGAAGCAGGTGCAGAGCAACTGATGAAGAATTCCGCCCTTCAGAACGAGCTGGGGGCTCGCAATGAGCTCCTCACAGCACAACGCTTGAAAGAGAAGTTCCCTTGGTTGAATACCGATGGCCTCGCTTTGG GTTGCCATGGACTGGAGAAGGAAGGTTGGTTTGATCCTTGGGCTCTTCTCTCGGGTTACCGCCGCCGTGCTCGTGAGTATGGTGCCCATTACGTGGAGGGAAAAGTTGTTGGCTTCGATTTCGAAAAGAACCTGGACATATTCGTGGAAGGTGTCGCACAAGGAGAGTACGAATCGACAAATCGGGCCATAATACAAATGCCAGACGGGGAAAAGCGAACAATCAATTTTGCTGTATGTGTTTTAGCATGCGGGGCGTGTTCTGGCGAAATTGCGAAACTTGCACGGATAGGAACTGGCCCAGGGCTCCTAAGTGTTCCTTTGCCGATTGAGCCACGCAAACGATATGTTTACGTCTTCAACACACAAGGACAAAACGCTCCCGGCTTGAATACTCCTTTGACGATTGACCCGACAAACACATATTTCCGGCGAGACGGATTAGGTGGCAACTATATTGGCGGATGCAGTCCGGATGCTGAAAACGAGCCATGCTGTGAAAATTTAGATGTAGATCATAATTGGTTTGATAACGTCGTCTGGCCAGCTTTAGCTAATCGTGTTCCTGCTTTCGAGTCAGCGAAGGTATGTGGATCTTGGGCGGGGTATTACGAATATAACACATTTGATGCAAACGGTATTATTGGACCACATCCGTACTATCACAACTTCTACATAGCCGCTGGGTTCAGTGGACACGGGATCCAACAGACGCCAGCCATAGGACGTGCTATATCAGAATTAATCATAGATGGCCAGTTCCGAACTATTGACTTAAGTCGACTTTGTTTCGATCGCATCATTGTCGATGAGCCTATGCTTGAGAAAAATATTGTGTGA
- the LOC119651477 gene encoding uncharacterized protein LOC119651477, with product MGSGLSKNVKRGSEKWMPPTLDTVALDSEMEVDLEDVNNEDHLEPRSPHICRTPIHEIVKTKFPMTKNQNLTEVWDLSEKECPTSDCVREKFLKRFQPNLLDPRSPSHFINRTPLVFDEETNMPIYVDVDNGEVINKASDSLIGVYEKPFANEDLTPETPKATEDAKKCDPRSPSVGVERTPLVFIDDVSENEILETVKDKVHKIELQNKPLERIKNPRRQAQRTPRNRGIYEDKCDQPVNSTPKRGIDGNTPKRTPLSCVANKSHLRSKSVENSAKSAVGKVQVSSYDDYNLKGRHNSCVSGESPRFGNVRRLNV from the exons ATGGGGTCGGGATTAAGTAAAAATGTCAAACGGGGCTCTGAAAAGTGGATGCCGCCTACACTGGACACAGTAGCGCTGGATTCAGAGATGGAAGTCGATTTGGAGGATGTAAATAATGAAGATCATCTCGAGCCGCGATCACCCCATATCTGCAGGACGCCGATACAT GAAATAGTTAAAACCAAATTTCCGATGACGAAAAATCAGAACTTGACGGAAGTTTGGGACCTCAGCGAAAAAGAATGCCCGACTAGTGACTGCGTCAGAGAAAAGTTCCTGAAACGATTTCAACCAAACCTTCTAGACCCGCGGTCACCAAGTCATTTCATAAATCGCACACCGCTTGTATTCGACGAAGAAACCAACATGCCGATATATGTGGACGTCGACAACGGAGAAGTCATCAACAAAGCATCAGACTCGCTGATCGGCGTGTACGAGAAACCCTTTGCCAACGAGGACCTCACACCAGAAACTCCTAAAGCTACAGAAGATGCAAAGAAATGTGACCCTCGCTCGCCATCGGTAGGCGTGGAAAGAACTCCTCTCGTTTTCATTGACGACGTCTCTGAGAACGAAATCCTGGAGACTGTAAAGGATAAGGTGCACAAAATTGAGCTGCAAAACAAACCTCTGGAACGTATTAAGAATCCAAGAAGACAAGCTCAACGTACGCCACGCAATCGTGGGATCTATGAAGATAAATGCGATCAACCGGTGAACTCGACTCCGAAGCGGGGTATTGACGGCAATACCCCGAAACGGACGCCTCTCAGTTGCGTTGCGAACAAATCACATTTGCGCTCGAAGTCAGTAGAAAATTCAGCCAAGTCGGCAGTTGGTAAGGTTCAGGTGTCCAGCTACGACGACTACAATTTGAAAGGGCGGCATAATTCTTGCGTGAGCGGGGAGAGCCCACGATTTGGGAACGTGCGACGACTGAATGTTTAG